The Candidatus Desulfofervidus auxilii genomic sequence TCTTCAATTATAGAACAGAAGCAAGATGGGGTGAAAGGCAAGCACTTACTATGAGTAAATGTTCTGCCTGTCACGTAGTAAGTAGATCAAAACGGATAGACGAATATACTGAAGATTATAATCCTGGTTTTATTGCTACATATAGAAGCAAGAAAGCACGTGTAAGTTTCAGTTATGAATATCTAGACAGAGAATTTCGTGAGAATGCAATGGCTCCTGAAAATTATTATGATAGAGCAGTCCACCCTGGTGGGAAAGGATATATTTTTGATGACAGAGTTCAATACCAAAACACAAAATTGCCATATGCTCATTCTCCAAGATCAAGAAAATATTCACATATAGTGAAACTAGATAGTTATGTTCCTTCTTTAAATACAGGTATGTTTATAGGTAGTGTTTATTCAGAAACAGAAAATAAAGAAGAAGACCTTAAATTTAATTTAAAGACAATATTTACTAGATTATCAAGTGCTATGATACCTGGTCTTTCTTTTAATGTCCATTTCAGATATTTAGATTTAGCTAATCAAAGTATTTTTGTAGATACAAACGAACCTGTATCTAGTGCTGGAACTAATGCTGGTCATACTTGGGCAGACCCTTCTCATGGTGGAACTTATAATGCAATAGATCCTGATTTTACAAGAAATTCAGCCATGTCTAGAAGACAATATGAAGTAGGGCTTGATATGGTCTACCTGCTTATGAAAGGAATTACGTTAAGGGGAAGTTATGAATGGAGGGAAATCAAAAGAGACCATTATTATGTAACCTCTAATGATAAAGAAACAAAAGAACACAGGGCAAAATTAGCTATAAATGCAAGGTTTAAACCACCTGTAATTAAAAAACCTATAAGGGCAACACTAACATATAAATATAAAAGTATAGATGCACCTTTTGCTAATGTAGATGCGGCTTTTAATGGAGAAACAAGTATAACTGGTGCCACTAGCGCCGCATTTTATGGTACACAGTATTGGGAACTTCATGAAATGAGAAATCTTACACTAACAAATCTGCCAACATTAACGCACGAAATTAGGTTTGATACTACTGTGCCTGTTTATGATAGACTATCAGTCACTGCCTTTTATCGTTGGATAGAGGAAAAAAATAAAGCAGTTGAGTGGGCAAATAAAACTCATATGCCTTCTTTAAGCATTTGGTATGCCCCATTAGATAAATTAAGTTTTACAGTTTCTTACTTATACAAGTATGGAAAAACAAATAGTTTATTATGTGTGCCTGTCTATGATGGGTGAGCTGGCGGAACACATTCGAGCCTGTATGGCTCGAAAATAGCAAATGGAAGCTATTGGATGGAAGGTCATACTGGCATCTTTGCTATAAATTATTTGTTTTCAAAAAAACTTAATTTTAGTATATCTTCTGCTTATACAGATTCAAAGGCACATATGGAAAAGATTGAACTTGATGGGCCAACAGCTGCAACCCAGATTGATAATGGAACTAATGGGTTTAGCAGAGATTATAATTATGATTTTTCAGAAGTACAGCAATATTCTGACCTACATATAAGGGAATTAGATTTGGCATGCAGTGTCTCATATCAAATAAACAAACATTTTTCTTTAAATGTAGAATATAATTATCTATATTATGGAGATGCAAAGCCATATCTTTATGATGGCACAGGAAGGGCTCATATAGGTATTTTTACTCTTAGCTATTGGCAGTAATAATTAGAAAAATAAAAAATAAAAAATAAATTAAAGCCCCTAAAAGGGGCTTTATTTTTTTTTTAAAAAATGTGCCAATATGTCACAATTGTAGAGAATAGCATACATGTGAGATTTATAATATATTTTAAACTCTTTTCTTAGTGTAGAAAAATCCATTCAATAAAGATTAAAATTAGAAGAAAAATTCGTTAAATTATTTTGGCACAGATTTTGCTCATCAACAAAATAAAAAAGAAGGAGAAGATTATGTATAGCAATTTAGTTCAAAGTGTAAGAAAAAGAAAAAATCATGTGGTAGTTAGTTTTGGTTCTTATTTATTGACAGGTAACTGTGGTGACTCTACCATTTCTATTATTAATAAAATTACTTCTAAAGTGGAAGATGTTATATTTGTTGGAGATGATCTACGTGAGATTATTTTAGGACCTGATGGTCGATTTGCTTTTGTGGTTAATAATCATGGTAAAGTTGTTTTAATTATTGATACATTAAATTTTAAAACAATGAGGTAATTTGGATGAGAGTATTAGTAGTAGATGACAATGTAGAGATAAGGGAAATTTTAACAAAAATGCTTGCTTTTTTAGGCTATAAGACAAATGGTGCTAAAGATAGCTTTGAAGCAATAAGAATCTTAGAAAATGATCATTATGATGTTGTTATTACTGATGGAGAAATGCCCAAAATGACAGGTTTTGAATTGGCTCGATTTATAAAGAAAAAATATCCTCATATCTTTATTGTAGGTTTAAGTGGCTCACCAGAGTGTGAAAAGTTTAAGTTTGCGGGGGCTGATGTATATTTTAATAAACCAGTGGATTTACCTAAATTACATATGGCAATAAAAAATAAAAAGCTTAGGGTAACCACAAATACATAAATTCCAAACCTATTAAATTTTTGATCGAATAAATATTGCTTTTATAAGTAGGAGGACGATGATAGATAATAATCTTTGCTTCTAAAATGCCTGCTTTCTTTTTAACTAATTCAATTGCATCTTCTAAATAGCCTATTTTATCAATTAATTTTAAATTTAATGCCTGTTTTGCTGTATATATTCTTCCATCAGCTAATTTTTTTATTTGTCCTATTGTTAACATCTTTCTATTTTCTGCAATTGTTTTTATGAATCTTTCATGTAATTCATTTATTATTTCTTGCAATATTTTTCTTTCTTCTTCAGTACAAGGTCTAAATGGCGACCAAAGGTCTTTTTTCTTTCCAGATTTTATGCTTTCATCTTTAATGCCAATTTTTTTAAGCAATTCTTCTATATTAAACTTAAGTGCAATAACGCCAATTCCACCTGTTATAGAAGTTGGATGAGCCATAATGATGTCAGATGCAAGTGAAATATAATATGCTCCAGATGTTGCAATATCCATCATATATGCCACAACAGGAATATGTCTTTTTTGTTTAAATTTTTTAATCTCATGATAAATAATATCACTAGCAGTTACAGTACCACCTGGGCTGTTAATTCTAAGAACTATACCTTTAATTTTTTTATCAGAATTTGCTTTTTTTAATTCTTCTTTTATTCTAGAAACAATACTTTCTTCTTTTAAAAGGAAAAATTTATGTCTTTTTTTAGTTGAGATAATACCAGAAATATCTATAAGCAAAATTTTATTTTTCCCTTTTCCAGAAATAACTGTTTCTTTAAGAGGTCTAGTTTTCCCTATAAAATAAAATGCACAATTATTTAAAAAGAAAATTATGATAAATAATAGCAAAAATTTTCTCATTTTATGGACATTGAGCAAGTGAAATATTGAGATTTCCTCGAACAACAGGATGTTGATGCTGACTAGCAAATTTCAATGCATAACTATTAGTAAATTCCTCTAATTTTTTAGCTATTTCTTTTACTTCAAGCCATCCATTCTTATTTTCATCAAGCACTGGCCCATATTTAGCCATCATTTCATAAAGGGCATAAGTAAAAGTAGAAATACCTTTATCTTTAATATATGTGCTAATTTCATTTTCTTCAGAAGAAAGCAATATTGTTGTGTATTCAATTTTTGGGGTAATCTTTTTTATGCCAATAAATGGCTTACCAGCAGGAAGAATACTTTTTCCTTTTCCAGAAAAGCAAGCATCTATAATAACTACTTTTTCTCCTTTTACTTCTCCTAAAAGTTTTTCTACTTCAGCCAAAGCTAAAGCTGTTGTAGGAATATCTTCTGGGTCTGCCTCTATAGGCAATAGATATCCTTCTCCCTTACCTTCTTTTTCTGTATAGGTTGTGCCATGACCAGAAAAATAAAATATGACTTTAGGATTTTTATAATTGTTTGCCAAACGAGTGATTTTTTTAATATGAACAATGATTTCTGCTTTAGTAGGATTTTTAATCACATAAAGATTTTTCTTTTTTACACCCATTATTTTTGTAACCACTTCTTTCATCAACTCAATATCTTTTTCAGGATAAGGTAAATGAGCAATATTTTTATAATGAGAGACACCTACAATAAGGGCAATATAGTTATCATATTGAGGAAGTTGGGGAAGGGTTGAAATAGTAAGTTCAGTTTGTTTTTTCTCTTCAGATATTTTTTCAGATTCTTCCTTTTGTTTAAGGATTGTCTTAGGTAAAACAACCTTCTTTTTTACAAATTCAATCAGATTCAATCTTACTGGGGTTACCAAAATGCCTTTTGGATATAGCAGATATTCTACTCGGCACATAAAAAACAATTTTTTTCTTTTTGGCTTAGGAAATAGAAAAGAAAAATGATGTCTTTTGCCTAACTTTGTTTTAAAAGCTACTTTAGGTGGTGCTGGCAATAATGGTCGGTAATTGTTTCCGTATTTATCTATTAATCTTGGATATAAAATCCTTACTCCTTTAAGCATTTGATGTTTGGGGAAAAGAGTAAAATGAACACGAATACCAAGTTTTATAATTTCTATTGCTTCAATTTCTAAACGAAAATATTTATTTTCAAAAAAAGAATGTTGTGGAAAAGATTGAGCAAAAACATTTCCTGTTAATACAATAAGAATTAATAATAACTTTTTCATTCTGTTCCATCTCAATACATTAAACTAAAAAATTTGTCAATTCTATAATAATTGTTGACAAAAAAAAGGAATCAAAGTGTACACTTAAAGTACTTAATAAAGTCTTTTTGGAGATAATTATGGATTTTGTTACAGTAAAGGAATTAAGG encodes the following:
- the sppA gene encoding signal peptide peptidase SppA, whose amino-acid sequence is MRKFLLLFIIIFFLNNCAFYFIGKTRPLKETVISGKGKNKILLIDISGIISTKKRHKFFLLKEESIVSRIKEELKKANSDKKIKGIVLRINSPGGTVTASDIIYHEIKKFKQKRHIPVVAYMMDIATSGAYYISLASDIIMAHPTSITGGIGVIALKFNIEELLKKIGIKDESIKSGKKKDLWSPFRPCTEEERKILQEIINELHERFIKTIAENRKMLTIGQIKKLADGRIYTAKQALNLKLIDKIGYLEDAIELVKKKAGILEAKIIIYHRPPTYKSNIYSIKNLIGLEFMYLWLP
- a CDS encoding response regulator, yielding MRVLVVDDNVEIREILTKMLAFLGYKTNGAKDSFEAIRILENDHYDVVITDGEMPKMTGFELARFIKKKYPHIFIVGLSGSPECEKFKFAGADVYFNKPVDLPKLHMAIKNKKLRVTTNT
- a CDS encoding caspase family protein, with product MKKLLLILIVLTGNVFAQSFPQHSFFENKYFRLEIEAIEIIKLGIRVHFTLFPKHQMLKGVRILYPRLIDKYGNNYRPLLPAPPKVAFKTKLGKRHHFSFLFPKPKRKKLFFMCRVEYLLYPKGILVTPVRLNLIEFVKKKVVLPKTILKQKEESEKISEEKKQTELTISTLPQLPQYDNYIALIVGVSHYKNIAHLPYPEKDIELMKEVVTKIMGVKKKNLYVIKNPTKAEIIVHIKKITRLANNYKNPKVIFYFSGHGTTYTEKEGKGEGYLLPIEADPEDIPTTALALAEVEKLLGEVKGEKVVIIDACFSGKGKSILPAGKPFIGIKKITPKIEYTTILLSSEENEISTYIKDKGISTFTYALYEMMAKYGPVLDENKNGWLEVKEIAKKLEEFTNSYALKFASQHQHPVVRGNLNISLAQCP
- a CDS encoding MtrB/PioB family outer membrane beta-barrel protein; this translates as MMKKIGIILMSFLCVVFLSNSWADKDINIEVKTGIHGVGVHESKVKVGEYDVLNTGVQPDISFFLNGKINDLYFSGSGTYYEEEDQQYSASVDIKRYLTQEFTYYRFKHWLDHDPLTNLYAAATTGTNVIPPLVTYTDLESGRDYSIVRSERESKTTLRIPLELPFELKTFFNYRTEARWGERQALTMSKCSACHVVSRSKRIDEYTEDYNPGFIATYRSKKARVSFSYEYLDREFRENAMAPENYYDRAVHPGGKGYIFDDRVQYQNTKLPYAHSPRSRKYSHIVKLDSYVPSLNTGMFIGSVYSETENKEEDLKFNLKTIFTRLSSAMIPGLSFNVHFRYLDLANQSIFVDTNEPVSSAGTNAGHTWADPSHGGTYNAIDPDFTRNSAMSRRQYEVGLDMVYLLMKGITLRGSYEWREIKRDHYYVTSNDKETKEHRAKLAINARFKPPVIKKPIRATLTYKYKSIDAPFANVDAAFNGETSITGATSAAFYGTQYWELHEMRNLTLTNLPTLTHEIRFDTTVPVYDRLSVTAFYRWIEEKNKAVEWANKTHMPSLSIWYAPLDKLSFTVSYLYKYGKTNSLLCVPVYDG